Genomic segment of Lemur catta isolate mLemCat1 chromosome 2, mLemCat1.pri, whole genome shotgun sequence:
GacggcagggcagggcagcgggCAGCTGTGTACAAGAAAGGAATTAGCGAATTGAGTCCAGCACCTGAAATTATGAAGCGGATTTAGCCCAAGAATATATGACTTTGTCTCAAAGAAATCTGTATAATTCGCAGATAAAAGAAGACTAGTTGACAGGTCCAGAAAAAACCACAGTGAAGGTTCAGCTCCCACTCGGGTAACTTCTGCCAGGCCAGCAGGGACGGGAAGGCGCCCGGTGCCAGGAGGACGCCCCTCAGGGCCGGCCCGGCCTTCCTGGAGACAGGCCTGGCTGCCGCTTCCACGGGAACACTTGGCTCACCACCCCCCGGGACCCCGGCCCTCCGAGCTTCCTGCCTGGACACCTTGGCCTCCGCCCCCGGCACGGTGGGGATCGGCACTCGGCCCACGCTGCCGGACGCCTCCTGCCTGTTAACCTCCACTGCCCGGCCTTCTGCCCCTCTCACCCTGTCCCCATCTCCGTATCGGACACCGTCCTTGCAGCTGCCCAGGCCATTCAGCTCAGCCCCAATCTGGGACACATGCTCCTGCCTGCACGCACCAGGGGTCCCCCTGCCCTTCCTGGCCCTGAGCGCTCACCCCACAGGCCAATCGGAAACCCTGGGAAACGCCGGGAACAGCTGCCTGCTCAGCCACCACACCCTGGGTCTCCAGGATGCACCTCGGGCGCCTCGCTCTCCGCAGACCTGCCCCGGGCCCCGCGGTTGCTTTTCTCCACCTCGAGCCCCTCGGTTTTCACTCTGCGGGTCTCGCTGCCCCTGTGAGGACTCCCGTCTGCCCACTGCTGAAGCCCAGAGCTCCTGGGCACGTGCAGTGAAGTCGGGACCTAAAGCCACCACCCCCGCGAGACACAGGGAGACAGAAGTTCCAGCGACAGGACCACAAAGGACCCAGCAGGGGCGTCAGGACTGCAAGGTTAGCAGGGCTCGCGGGAGGAAAGTCAAGTGCACCTCGTTACATTTTCTGACGGTTGCTATAAAAGACAACactaaaatagcatcaaaaatcaACTTCCCTAGGGACCAGATGTCCCTAAAGAACCCACGTTTAGGGAGAAAATTACAGCACTTGGAGAGGCATCTGCTGACAACAGCCTGCGTCTGATCTGCGTCCCTGGGGAAGGTCCCCACCCTCTGAGTGCTCATCTGTTACTCACGAGCCCTCGGCTGGTCACAAGAGTGACCCCGTGACTGGGGCTTGGGGCCAGTGCTACCAGCCTGACCTCATGGTCCGTGGCTCCCTCAGTCTCCCTGCGTCATGAAAGCCCAGAGTGGCTTCCTGGGGAGCACACAACGTGCCGGGAAGGGGAGACCCCTAGGCTGATGGCCAGGAAGCTACAGCCTGGCCTCCCAGACCTCGCCCCACAGTCGTGTTGTGTGTCCTCTacagctgcggtccccaagccctgggccacCGACCAGTAGCAGCCCATGGCTGTCAGGAGCCAGGCCGCACGGCAGGAGGCGAGGGGCAGTGAGCGAGGGGAAGCTTCATCTGCAGGTACAGCCGCTCCCCTCGCTCCAGGCTCCGCCTCCCGGCAGAGCAGTTGCCGGAAAACAAGCCCAGGGCTCCCAcggattctgcattatggtgagttgtataactgtttcattattataatacaatgtgataacagaaatgaaatgcacagtaaatgtaatgtgcttgaatcatcccaaaaccatcccgcTCACCCAGTCCCCAGCCGTGGAGAAACTCTTCTGTGAACCCAGTCCCAGCGCAGCCCCTGGGCTCTGAGTCGGTCTAGCAAGTTGAGGGCGCTGAGGGGTCGTGGAACCCCTGAATCGGTAGCCAGTCGGTCAGAAGTGTGGGTGGCCTGGGACCCCTGACCTGTGGCTGGTGTCTGAGGCGAGGCCACCCTGGGCTCTGCCGTGATGCCGGGTGGAGGCGTCAGCACAGAAGGGCAGCGGCAAAGCTGCCGGACGGACAGAGAGCACTGGCCTAACTCGACTCCACGCTGCAGAAGCCACTGCAGCCCCGCCATAAATATTCTGATGTTTACACACAAGAGCCCAGTGCCCAGAACACCTGGGACTCCGCCGAAGGACAAGGACAAGGTCCCTCCCTGGCAACGGAAAACCACAGCCGCTAAGAGAACATGCAGCCACCTCAGGCCAGAGACCCGAGACAGGAACGTGGGCACACGGGACAGTCCGCACTGGAAGCTGGCTGTGCAGACCAGGGGCCTGGTATCCACCCCACGTGGGAGTGAAGGACCCAGGCATGAAAAACACCTTCCCGTGGATCACAAACTGAAGcgtgaaaagcaaaacaaaaaactccactGGATTTTCATCACGGGCGGATCAGGGCGGGGAAGAGTTGTTGAACGGGATGCAAGAGCATTTGCCATGGACGGAAAGGACGCATTTGACATTGAGTCAAGAATTTCTACTCAACACAATAGTGAGTAGCCAACAAGAAGCAAAAATGGTAAATATGCACAACCAAAGGACACAAGACAGAATAAAGAGCTCCCGGGGAAGAAGCGAACAGTCGGTTCACACAGGAAATGGAAATGGCCAGTGGCCAAGTCAGTGCTCACTAAAGGCTCCATGAAACGCCATTCGCCACCCCTGAGAGTCACAAAACTCACAGCTTGGTGCCAGGTGCGGGCAAAGTGTGCAGCATCGTGCCTGTCCCACCAGCAGAAACCGGCCAGTGATCCCAACAGGACACCACACTGTCTCCCAAAGTTGAAACGGACTTCTGAGTATGAGCGCCGGGGAGACCCTCGCCCACCGCTCAGGTGCAGAGACGGAGGACTGCCACGTGGGGGACGCTGGGGGGACGGGACCACAGCCGCCGCAGCTGGGCCCTGAGGAGCGGGCACAGCAGGATGCAGTGACACCTCCAGGATTCAGGGGACACAGGCTTCCCTGGGGGGAGGGACAGGCTGCGGGGCAGCCGCTGGATTGGGTTCATGTGCTGGTCGGCAGGCGCACTGTTAGTCTGTGTTCCACGCGATTTCTAAATACCGCGTTCCCACTGTTCGCAGACATCAAGACACTGCACCTGGGCAGCCGCTGCCCCCGGAAGCCTGCGTGCACACCTGGCGTTAGGTGCGGGGGCAGGACCCAGAGGAGACCCCGCAGTGCCTCTCGGGACGGTGCTCGTCTCTCTtgctgcccccagccccgtcCCGTGGTTCCGCTGGGGGCCGGGGGCCACCGGGA
This window contains:
- the LOC123631368 gene encoding proline-rich protein 36-like — protein: MALLTQNLRSVRVAHGDSGFEEACGAVRPPPSPPKTCSFVSPLWLSVRFSRFSSHSGNFCQASRDGKAPGARRTPLRAGPAFLETGLAAASTGTLGSPPPGTPALRASCLDTLASAPGTVGIGTRPTLPDASCLLTSTARPSAPLTLSPSPYRTPSLQLPRPFSSAPIWDTCSCLHAPGVPLPFLALSAHPTGQSETLGNAGNSCLLSHHTLGLQDAPRAPRSPQTCPGPRGCFSPPRAPRFSLCGSRCPCEDSRLPTAEAQSSWARAVKSGPKATTPARHRETEVPATGPQRTQQGRQDCKLRSPSPGPPTSSSPWLSGARPHGRRRGAVSEGKLHLQVQPLPSLQAPPPGRAVAGKQAQGSHGFCIMTSRHCTWAAAAPGSLRAHLALGAGAGPRGDPAVPLGTVLVSLAAPSPVPWFRWGPGATGSLGSTCNIIIFM